One window of Mucilaginibacter inviolabilis genomic DNA carries:
- a CDS encoding M1 family metallopeptidase yields the protein MRYFKLIDFLCAMGLLAGAIPVAAQTADTPKYNHQDVFGPITWPVTSGGTRSASGQPAANYWQNRADYQIKATLNEGRDTTITGEVTITYTNNSTDKLDYLWLQLDQNLFRPDSRGAATTPVSGDRFDVRGFSRGGYHIGSVTVTYKGETYTVTPVITDARMQLRLNTPLDGKGEKIQVKINYDFAIPFYGADRMGRKKFKQGYVYEIAQWYPRMCVYDDVEGWNTLPYMGLGEFYCEYGDFDYYITAPANMIVVGSGDLQNPEEVLSPAQLSRLAKAKTSDKTEMIIKAGEVGKASTRPFKGNLTWHYKMENTRDIAWGASNAFIWDAAQVNFPSGRKGIAMSAYPVESAGNDAWGRSTEYLKNSMEIYSKAYYEYPWNSAVNVSGVALGMEYPGAIFCLSNFKKGQLWGDVTHEIGHNWFPMIVGSNERKYMWMDEGFNTFINEYASQQFNNGEYAEPSKQAQNILASYRNSKDPLMTAPEAIGLNDYGQYYNKTALGLDILRNVVLGPERFDYAFREYIKHWAFKHPLPYDLFRAMNDASGEDLNWFWKPWFFTTWKLDQAITSVKYVQDDAAHGAMITLTNKEKMVMPVDLKITQVNGKTETLHLPVNIWQRGGVWTFKYPSTSAIKSIVIDPEHELPDVDLRNNTYEGN from the coding sequence ATGCGCTATTTTAAACTGATCGACTTTTTATGCGCCATGGGCTTATTAGCCGGTGCAATACCCGTGGCAGCGCAAACTGCCGATACCCCAAAATACAATCACCAGGACGTATTTGGCCCCATTACCTGGCCTGTTACCAGCGGTGGTACCCGCTCTGCCAGCGGACAGCCCGCCGCCAATTACTGGCAAAACCGTGCCGATTACCAGATAAAAGCCACCCTGAACGAAGGTCGCGATACTACCATTACCGGCGAGGTTACCATTACCTATACCAACAACAGTACCGATAAGCTGGATTACCTGTGGCTGCAATTGGATCAAAACCTGTTCCGCCCTGATTCACGCGGAGCGGCAACCACTCCGGTATCAGGCGATCGTTTCGATGTTCGCGGATTTAGTCGCGGTGGCTATCATATCGGGTCGGTAACTGTAACTTATAAAGGCGAAACCTATACCGTAACGCCTGTTATCACCGATGCCCGCATGCAATTACGTCTGAATACCCCGCTTGATGGTAAAGGCGAAAAGATACAGGTAAAGATCAACTATGATTTTGCCATCCCCTTTTATGGCGCCGACCGTATGGGTCGTAAAAAGTTTAAACAAGGCTATGTATATGAAATTGCCCAATGGTACCCGCGCATGTGCGTTTATGATGATGTAGAAGGCTGGAACACCCTGCCCTACATGGGCCTGGGTGAGTTTTACTGTGAGTACGGCGACTTTGATTATTACATCACCGCCCCTGCCAATATGATTGTGGTAGGTTCCGGCGATCTGCAAAATCCTGAAGAAGTACTTAGTCCCGCCCAACTAAGCCGGTTGGCCAAAGCCAAAACCAGCGACAAAACAGAAATGATCATTAAAGCCGGTGAAGTGGGCAAAGCCTCTACACGTCCGTTCAAGGGCAACTTAACCTGGCACTATAAAATGGAAAACACCCGTGATATTGCCTGGGGCGCCTCCAATGCCTTTATATGGGATGCGGCGCAGGTTAATTTCCCTTCGGGTCGTAAAGGCATTGCCATGTCGGCCTATCCGGTTGAAAGCGCAGGTAACGATGCCTGGGGCCGTTCAACAGAATACCTCAAAAACAGTATGGAGATCTATTCCAAAGCTTATTATGAATACCCATGGAACTCGGCCGTTAACGTATCGGGCGTGGCTTTGGGTATGGAGTACCCGGGCGCTATATTTTGCCTCAGCAACTTTAAAAAAGGTCAGCTTTGGGGCGATGTTACGCACGAGATCGGTCACAACTGGTTCCCGATGATCGTGGGTTCCAACGAGCGCAAATACATGTGGATGGACGAAGGTTTCAATACTTTTATTAATGAGTATGCCAGTCAGCAGTTTAACAACGGTGAATATGCCGAGCCATCTAAACAAGCGCAAAACATACTGGCATCCTACCGCAACAGCAAAGACCCTTTGATGACCGCTCCGGAAGCTATCGGCTTAAATGATTACGGTCAGTACTATAATAAAACCGCTTTGGGCCTGGATATACTACGTAACGTTGTACTTGGGCCAGAACGTTTTGATTATGCTTTCCGCGAGTATATCAAACATTGGGCGTTTAAGCACCCACTACCGTACGATCTTTTCCGGGCCATGAATGATGCCAGCGGCGAAGATTTGAACTGGTTCTGGAAACCATGGTTCTTTACCACCTGGAAACTTGACCAGGCCATTACATCGGTTAAATATGTACAGGACGATGCTGCTCATGGCGCCATGATCACCCTAACCAACAAAGAAAAAATGGTCATGCCGGTTGATCTGAAGATTACCCAGGTAAATGGTAAAACCGAAACGCTTCACTTGCCGGTAAACATCTGGCAGCGCGGCGGTGTGTGGACCTTTAAATATCCATCCACATCGGCCATCAAATCCATCGTGATAGATCCGGAACACGAATTACCGGATGTTGACCTCAGAAATAATACTTACGAAGGGAATTAG
- a CDS encoding DUF4097 family beta strand repeat-containing protein, with protein sequence MKPKLILLCLIAAMFGTNAANAQTVSDNDDARQDTALVPVMMKAVPSPFELEYAGTDLKNKVENGDLKEKVKTYSKVYPAAGNDELKIDNSFGEVVVNTWDRKEFKVEVQIKVYANAEADADKFLNFIQINDSKTAGLAWFKTVIGENGSLSPELWKGEDKKHIKKIEINYVVYMPAKNVLSINNKYGNTTLPDLQGKVTIHSFYGSLKAKSLLNPLCEIKVRFGDVNIGTLTGGNLQITYGSLNLAESDKLNADISYGPAKIGTLRTSGNIKVKYCGKLQIADLDKNLKMLDITSSYSSVKVGINNNENANFDISTYYGSFNYDGTHASISNKTPGTDTHGFTAQKSYTGQLGKGNADKTITIRSNFGRVDFN encoded by the coding sequence ATGAAACCTAAGCTCATTTTACTATGCCTTATTGCCGCAATGTTTGGAACAAATGCGGCAAATGCCCAAACTGTTTCTGATAACGACGACGCCCGCCAGGATACGGCCCTTGTTCCGGTAATGATGAAAGCTGTACCGAGCCCGTTTGAGCTCGAATATGCTGGCACCGATTTGAAAAATAAAGTAGAAAATGGCGACCTAAAGGAAAAGGTTAAAACCTACAGTAAAGTATACCCGGCAGCCGGCAATGATGAGTTGAAAATAGACAATAGTTTTGGCGAAGTAGTGGTGAATACCTGGGATCGGAAGGAATTTAAGGTAGAAGTACAGATAAAAGTTTACGCTAATGCAGAGGCCGACGCCGACAAATTTTTGAATTTTATTCAAATTAATGACAGCAAAACGGCTGGATTGGCATGGTTTAAAACCGTAATTGGCGAAAATGGCAGCCTGAGTCCTGAGTTATGGAAAGGGGAGGACAAAAAACATATCAAAAAAATAGAGATTAATTATGTGGTTTACATGCCGGCAAAAAATGTACTGAGCATCAATAATAAATATGGTAACACCACCTTACCCGATCTGCAGGGAAAAGTAACTATACATAGTTTTTATGGGAGTTTAAAGGCAAAAAGCCTGTTGAACCCGCTGTGTGAAATTAAGGTCCGTTTTGGGGATGTTAATATCGGCACTCTTACCGGAGGCAACTTACAAATAACCTACGGCAGCCTTAACCTGGCAGAAAGCGATAAATTAAACGCGGATATCAGCTATGGTCCGGCTAAAATTGGAACTCTGCGTACTTCAGGGAATATTAAGGTTAAATATTGTGGCAAGCTACAGATTGCAGATTTGGATAAAAACCTGAAAATGCTGGATATCACCTCGTCGTACTCCAGCGTAAAAGTAGGGATCAATAACAACGAAAACGCCAATTTTGATATCAGCACCTATTATGGTTCATTTAATTACGACGGTACCCATGCCAGCATATCCAATAAAACACCGGGGACAGATACGCATGGTTTTACCGCACAAAAAAGTTATACAGGTCAGTTAGGTAAAGGTAACGCGGATAAAACCATCACCATCAGATCGAATTTCGGACGGGTGGATTTTAATTAA
- a CDS encoding right-handed parallel beta-helix repeat-containing protein: protein MNVAAIFSIFLPDMKKYCPLLILSVHLLILCYSIPAQAGKKAWYINPQTGNDQNTGTDSRHAWKTFTPLNQQTLLPGEQVNIIAPGDFHTSFILKAKGSSMAHIVVNFAPGVYNFYPDGALKKQFQISNTNDVPDGMKAIALYVNNCRFVDIKARGAKIVLRGKMIETCVDHSENISIDGITYDYYRPTVSELTVVNTGDHFADIQIHPDSKYSIKDSLLTWQGEGWQHKPFWLWQVLDPQTGDLQRMDIAVDSIRYAETGTNLVRAYFKKNPGFKTGLIYQNRDVTRDCSGIFMQRSKNISLKNIHINFMHGMGVVSQFCQNIRMDHISVRPDPASGRTCAAWADILHFSGCRGKIEISNSYLSGANDDAINIHGTYLRVINTPKPQQVLVRFMHNQTYGFDAFTSGDSIAFIHAETLREYSNNVVVQVQKINDKDFLLTLKNPVPAHMNPTDVIENTTWTPQIWIRQDTVARIPTRGILVTSRRKTVIENTVFLHPHMSGISIANDAASWYESGMVKDVTIRHNQFIQCGEPAIIICPENKQSGGPVHQNIVITDNHFDLQGTKVLSAKSTSGIIFNNNTIKADKAFDIKKGLELKDCTDVKVAGNMIRQ, encoded by the coding sequence ATGAACGTTGCCGCTATTTTTTCTATTTTTCTGCCCGATATGAAAAAATACTGCCCGCTTCTGATACTGTCTGTTCACTTACTGATACTTTGCTATTCCATCCCGGCCCAGGCAGGTAAAAAAGCCTGGTACATTAACCCGCAAACCGGTAACGATCAAAATACAGGCACAGATAGCCGTCATGCCTGGAAAACATTTACCCCGCTTAACCAACAAACGCTTTTGCCTGGCGAACAGGTAAATATTATTGCTCCCGGCGATTTCCATACCTCATTCATACTGAAAGCCAAAGGGAGCAGCATGGCGCACATTGTTGTTAATTTTGCACCGGGAGTATATAATTTTTACCCGGATGGCGCTTTAAAAAAACAATTCCAAATCTCCAACACCAATGATGTACCCGATGGCATGAAAGCTATCGCCCTATATGTAAACAATTGCCGGTTTGTGGATATCAAAGCGCGAGGAGCCAAAATAGTACTGCGTGGAAAAATGATCGAAACCTGTGTTGATCACAGCGAAAACATCAGCATTGATGGCATTACTTATGATTATTACCGGCCTACCGTGTCGGAATTAACGGTAGTAAACACCGGTGATCATTTTGCCGATATACAGATTCACCCCGACTCTAAATACAGTATTAAAGATAGCCTGCTTACCTGGCAAGGCGAAGGCTGGCAACACAAACCTTTTTGGCTTTGGCAGGTACTCGACCCGCAAACGGGCGATCTGCAGCGTATGGATATCGCAGTTGACAGCATCCGTTACGCAGAAACCGGCACCAACCTGGTGCGGGCTTATTTTAAAAAGAACCCGGGCTTTAAAACCGGACTGATATACCAGAACCGTGATGTAACCCGCGATTGCTCGGGCATATTTATGCAGCGCAGTAAAAACATCAGCCTTAAAAACATCCATATTAATTTTATGCATGGCATGGGCGTGGTGAGCCAGTTTTGTCAAAACATCCGTATGGACCACATCAGCGTGAGGCCCGATCCTGCATCTGGTCGTACCTGTGCCGCCTGGGCCGATATCCTGCATTTTTCGGGCTGCCGTGGGAAGATCGAGATCAGCAATTCCTACCTATCCGGCGCTAATGACGATGCTATCAACATACACGGCACCTATCTACGGGTGATCAACACGCCAAAGCCGCAACAGGTACTGGTGCGTTTTATGCACAACCAAACTTACGGCTTTGATGCCTTCACTTCTGGCGATAGCATAGCCTTTATCCACGCCGAAACCCTGCGGGAGTACAGCAATAATGTGGTGGTACAGGTGCAAAAAATCAACGATAAAGATTTCCTGCTGACGCTTAAAAATCCTGTTCCTGCGCATATGAACCCAACGGATGTAATAGAAAACACCACCTGGACACCACAAATCTGGATTCGTCAGGATACAGTGGCCCGCATACCGACACGGGGCATACTCGTAACATCCCGCAGAAAAACAGTGATCGAAAACACCGTTTTTCTGCATCCGCACATGAGTGGTATTTCCATTGCCAACGATGCCGCCAGCTGGTATGAATCGGGTATGGTTAAAGATGTAACTATCCGCCATAATCAATTTATACAATGCGGCGAACCCGCCATTATCATCTGTCCGGAAAATAAACAGTCAGGCGGTCCGGTGCATCAAAACATAGTTATTACAGATAATCACTTTGATTTGCAGGGAACGAAGGTGCTATCTGCAAAAAGCACCTCTGGAATCATTTTTAATAATAATACCATCAAAGCAGATAAGGCTTTTGATATTAAAAAAGGATTGGAGCTGAAAGATTGTACTGATGTAAAGGTGGCGGGGAATATGATTAGGCAATAG
- the fabV gene encoding enoyl-ACP reductase FabV, producing MIIEPRIRGFICLTTHPKGCEQNVINQINYVKSKNNPAGTKKALIIGASTGFGLASRITSAFGSGAATVGVYFEKPPAPGKPASAGWYNTAAFEKQAHEAGLYAKSINGDAFSDEIKQKTIELIKADLGQVDLVIYSLASPRRTNPKTGITHSSVLKPIGESFTNKTVDFHTGVVSEISINSATDEEIANTVAVMGGEDWQFWINDLKAAGVLADGALTVAYSYIGPAVTEKVYRKGTIGRAKDHLEATAKQISDQLKDINGKALVSVNKALVTQASSAIPVIPLYISLLYKIMKAEGTQEGCIEQIQRLFEQRLFTGGDIPTDTEGRVRVDDWEMNPEVQAQIAKLWLQATTETLPDLGDLKGYRTDFLNLFGFDVPGVNYQDDVDEMVEIPGLVG from the coding sequence ATGATTATTGAACCCAGAATTCGCGGCTTTATTTGTTTAACAACACATCCAAAAGGCTGCGAACAAAACGTAATTAACCAAATCAATTACGTTAAATCAAAAAACAACCCTGCGGGCACCAAAAAAGCGCTCATTATTGGCGCATCAACCGGTTTCGGTTTGGCTTCCCGAATCACCAGCGCATTCGGATCCGGCGCAGCCACCGTGGGTGTTTATTTTGAAAAACCACCGGCACCCGGCAAACCGGCATCTGCAGGCTGGTATAATACCGCCGCTTTTGAAAAACAGGCTCATGAGGCCGGTTTATATGCCAAAAGTATCAATGGCGATGCTTTTTCTGACGAGATCAAACAAAAAACTATCGAGTTGATTAAAGCCGACCTGGGACAGGTTGACCTGGTGATCTACAGTCTGGCTTCACCACGCCGCACTAATCCTAAAACCGGTATAACCCATAGTTCTGTATTAAAACCTATCGGCGAATCTTTTACCAATAAAACTGTTGATTTTCATACCGGTGTGGTATCCGAAATTTCTATCAACTCCGCAACAGACGAAGAGATAGCCAATACCGTAGCCGTAATGGGTGGCGAAGACTGGCAATTCTGGATCAACGATCTGAAAGCTGCCGGCGTACTGGCCGATGGCGCTTTAACTGTTGCTTACTCTTACATTGGTCCGGCAGTTACCGAAAAGGTATACCGTAAAGGAACCATTGGCAGGGCCAAAGACCATCTGGAAGCCACTGCTAAGCAGATCAGCGACCAATTGAAAGACATCAATGGCAAAGCCCTGGTATCGGTAAACAAAGCGCTGGTAACCCAGGCAAGTTCGGCCATACCGGTTATCCCGCTGTATATTTCGCTGTTATATAAAATCATGAAAGCCGAGGGCACACAGGAAGGTTGTATTGAACAGATACAACGCTTATTTGAGCAGCGCCTGTTCACCGGTGGCGATATACCTACAGATACCGAAGGTCGTGTACGTGTGGATGATTGGGAAATGAACCCCGAAGTGCAAGCCCAAATAGCCAAACTATGGCTGCAAGCTACTACCGAAACCCTACCCGATCTGGGAGATCTGAAAGGCTACAGAACCGATTTTCTGAACCTGTTCGGCTTCGACGTTCCCGGTGTAAACTACCAGGACGATGTTGATGAAATGGTTGAGATACCGGGATTAGTAGGATAA
- a CDS encoding AAA family ATPase: MEAKPYLQQISLERESVASFEAYPFHIPAIKNLSSMTFHRDVTFIVGENGSGKSTLIEAIALHLGLGIEGGSKNMQTKTHQNASVLFDYLTSSKSYRKPSDYFFLRAESFYNVATYLEEADKGKIQQNYGVSSLHECSHGESFMATLTHRLSGNGLYIFDEPEAALSPARQLAALSAIHELVQANSQFIIATHSPILLAYPNAVIYQLDEEGMRKINYEETEHFRLTKYFLDNHEEMTRMLMGNPLDLS, encoded by the coding sequence ATGGAAGCAAAGCCCTATCTGCAGCAAATATCGCTTGAGCGCGAGTCGGTGGCCTCGTTTGAGGCGTACCCCTTTCATATACCCGCGATAAAGAATCTGTCGTCAATGACCTTTCATCGGGATGTTACTTTTATTGTTGGCGAAAATGGCTCGGGTAAATCAACCCTCATTGAAGCTATTGCCTTGCATCTGGGTTTGGGTATTGAGGGTGGCAGCAAAAATATGCAGACCAAAACGCATCAAAATGCCTCAGTTTTGTTTGATTACCTCACCAGTTCCAAAAGTTATCGCAAACCTTCTGATTATTTCTTTTTGAGGGCTGAGAGTTTCTACAACGTAGCCACTTATCTGGAAGAGGCAGATAAAGGCAAGATCCAGCAAAATTACGGCGTAAGCTCCCTGCATGAATGTTCGCACGGCGAATCATTTATGGCCACGTTAACCCATAGGCTTTCGGGTAACGGACTTTATATTTTTGATGAGCCCGAAGCGGCTTTATCGCCCGCAAGGCAATTGGCGGCTTTATCAGCCATTCATGAGTTGGTACAGGCCAATTCGCAGTTTATTATCGCTACACATTCGCCTATTTTGCTGGCTTATCCCAACGCGGTTATTTACCAGTTGGATGAGGAGGGTATGCGCAAAATAAACTATGAAGAAACCGAGCATTTCAGGCTCACCAAATACTTTTTGGATAACCACGAAGAAATGACGCGTATGTTGATGGGGAACCCATTGGATCTTTCCTGA
- a CDS encoding DUF1028 domain-containing protein translates to MRKLKQLVLTLGLVIAIVGNAKATWSIIVIDPQTKEIGIAGASCTFSVYGIGGIIPGKGAVVVQAMSNKDARDKGLQMVLADASPEEILKAIRNPEFDPEQQQYAVVCLHNLDRPQTYTGLETTTDRGAETAKGVSIQGNTLSNKEMLHKILEAVLKAQKESLSIQDVLMLAMEAGAEYGGDKRCGDRKALSAFLTVARPNDDPKKPYINIIINQTGDDTNPIKTLRTKFNEWKKQQKG, encoded by the coding sequence GTGAGAAAACTAAAACAACTGGTGTTAACCCTTGGCCTGGTGATTGCCATAGTTGGCAACGCAAAGGCGACATGGTCAATCATTGTCATCGATCCCCAAACAAAAGAGATCGGCATTGCTGGTGCTTCATGTACATTTAGCGTTTATGGCATTGGCGGCATTATTCCCGGCAAAGGGGCGGTAGTGGTACAGGCCATGAGCAATAAAGATGCCCGCGACAAAGGGTTGCAAATGGTTCTTGCTGACGCATCGCCAGAAGAGATTCTGAAGGCGATCAGGAACCCCGAATTTGATCCCGAACAGCAGCAATATGCTGTAGTATGTCTTCATAATCTCGACAGACCGCAAACCTACACCGGCCTGGAAACAACCACCGACAGGGGTGCTGAAACCGCAAAAGGTGTATCCATTCAGGGCAATACCTTGAGCAATAAAGAGATGCTTCATAAAATACTGGAGGCGGTGCTTAAAGCGCAAAAGGAATCGCTCAGTATTCAGGATGTTTTGATGCTGGCCATGGAGGCCGGTGCAGAATACGGTGGTGATAAACGCTGTGGTGATCGCAAAGCTTTGAGTGCTTTCCTGACAGTAGCCCGGCCTAATGACGACCCTAAAAAGCCATATATTAATATCATTATTAACCAAACAGGCGATGACACCAACCCCATCAAAACATTAAGAACTAAATTTAATGAGTGGAAAAAACAGCAAAAGGGTTAA
- a CDS encoding ATP-dependent helicase, with translation MDYLQGLNPEQRAAVEQTEGPVMIIAGAGSGKTRVITYRVAHLVRKGVDSFNILVLTFTNKAAREMRERITHVVGTEAKNIWMGTFHSVFAKILRVEADKIGYPSNFTIYDTDDSKSVLRAILKEMNLDDKLYNVNFVLNRISASKNNLISWQEYQKNEQIQADDFSSGRGQLGLIYQTYATRCFRAGAMDFDDLLYKTNELLKLHPDTLNKYQHKFKYLMVDEYQDTNFSQYLIVKKLAAVNENLCVVGDDAQSIYAFRGANIQNILNFEKDYPDLKVFKLEQNYRSTQNIVNVANSIISNNKDQLKKNVFSEKESGDKIKVMRAFSDNEEGKMVAETIMQDRSLKGRKWHDFAILYRTNAQSRSMEEALRKLGIPYKIYGGLSFYQRKEIKDLIAYFRLTFNPNDEEALKRVINYPKRGIGDTSVDKIIVSADQHGITPWEVIAEPGKYPEGKISGAVGTFATMIQSFQVLAKSKSAYESALYIAQHSGLLKDLYEDKSVEGLNRYENIQELLNGIKEFSEREDIEEKGLDVFMQDVALLTNDDKDKDKDADTVSLMTIHSSKGLEFPQVYVVGLEENLFPSQMSLNSRSDLEEERRLFYVAVTRAETKLTISYATSRFKFGTLISCEPSRFLDEIDAKYLELDYSAKPASSGSSAFFDDDRKAWSSGKQADAFSKPKPATTAPVKTTSILAKAHVPSPNFKPSDTSNLQVGMEVEHERFGFGKVLTLEGNKPDVKATIFFKEIGQKQLLLKFAKLYIVNNIN, from the coding sequence TTGGATTATCTACAGGGTTTAAACCCCGAACAAAGGGCTGCGGTTGAGCAAACCGAAGGACCGGTAATGATTATTGCCGGCGCCGGATCTGGCAAAACAAGGGTTATTACATATAGAGTGGCACACCTGGTACGCAAGGGTGTCGACTCCTTTAATATACTGGTACTTACATTTACCAACAAGGCTGCCCGCGAAATGCGCGAGCGTATCACCCATGTGGTGGGTACCGAAGCCAAAAATATATGGATGGGTACATTCCACTCGGTGTTTGCCAAGATATTACGCGTGGAGGCCGACAAAATTGGCTACCCAAGCAACTTTACCATCTACGATACCGACGACAGCAAAAGCGTGCTGCGGGCCATTTTAAAGGAAATGAACCTGGACGATAAGCTGTACAATGTAAATTTTGTACTGAACCGCATATCAGCATCCAAAAACAACCTGATCTCGTGGCAGGAGTATCAGAAAAATGAGCAGATCCAGGCCGACGATTTTTCGAGCGGGCGTGGTCAGCTGGGGCTTATTTACCAGACTTATGCTACCCGCTGTTTCCGTGCCGGCGCTATGGATTTTGACGATTTGCTGTACAAAACCAACGAGCTGCTGAAACTGCACCCTGATACGCTTAATAAGTACCAGCATAAGTTTAAATACCTTATGGTGGATGAGTATCAGGATACTAACTTTTCGCAATACCTGATCGTTAAAAAGCTGGCTGCCGTAAACGAAAACCTGTGTGTGGTGGGTGATGACGCTCAAAGTATCTACGCCTTCCGTGGTGCCAATATCCAGAACATCCTCAACTTTGAAAAGGATTACCCGGATTTGAAAGTGTTTAAACTGGAGCAAAATTACCGCTCTACCCAAAACATTGTAAATGTTGCCAATAGCATCATCAGCAATAATAAGGATCAGCTTAAAAAGAACGTTTTTTCTGAAAAGGAAAGTGGCGATAAAATAAAAGTAATGCGTGCCTTCAGCGATAATGAGGAAGGTAAAATGGTGGCCGAAACCATTATGCAGGATCGCAGTCTGAAAGGCCGTAAATGGCATGATTTTGCCATTCTGTACCGCACTAACGCCCAATCACGATCTATGGAGGAAGCCCTCCGTAAGTTGGGTATCCCCTATAAAATATACGGTGGTCTGTCTTTTTATCAGCGCAAGGAGATCAAGGACCTGATAGCCTATTTCAGGCTTACCTTTAATCCTAATGACGAGGAAGCATTAAAACGGGTGATCAATTACCCTAAAAGGGGCATCGGCGACACCTCGGTTGATAAGATCATTGTAAGCGCAGATCAGCATGGCATCACTCCGTGGGAAGTAATTGCAGAGCCGGGCAAATACCCGGAAGGAAAAATTTCGGGCGCGGTGGGCACTTTTGCTACTATGATCCAGAGTTTCCAGGTGTTGGCCAAGTCAAAATCGGCTTATGAATCGGCTTTGTATATAGCGCAGCATTCGGGCTTATTAAAAGACCTGTATGAAGATAAATCCGTAGAAGGGCTTAACCGTTATGAGAATATCCAGGAGTTACTGAATGGTATCAAGGAATTCTCTGAACGGGAAGATATTGAAGAAAAAGGACTTGATGTTTTTATGCAGGATGTGGCCCTGCTTACCAATGATGATAAAGATAAAGACAAGGACGCCGATACCGTTTCATTGATGACTATCCACTCCAGCAAAGGTTTGGAGTTCCCGCAGGTATATGTGGTTGGCTTGGAGGAGAACCTGTTCCCCTCACAAATGTCACTCAACTCGCGCAGTGACCTGGAAGAGGAGCGTCGCCTGTTTTATGTGGCCGTTACCCGTGCCGAAACCAAGCTTACCATCAGTTATGCTACCTCCAGATTTAAATTTGGCACGCTGATCAGCTGTGAGCCTAGTCGCTTTTTGGACGAAATAGATGCCAAATACCTGGAGCTTGATTACAGCGCCAAACCGGCCAGCAGCGGCAGTAGTGCATTCTTTGATGATGACCGTAAAGCCTGGAGCAGCGGCAAGCAAGCCGATGCATTCTCCAAGCCTAAACCGGCAACAACGGCTCCGGTTAAAACAACATCGATATTGGCTAAAGCGCATGTGCCCTCACCAAATTTCAAACCCTCTGACACTTCAAACCTGCAAGTGGGTATGGAAGTAGAGCATGAACGTTTTGGCTTTGGAAAGGTGTTGACCCTGGAAGGTAACAAGCCCGACGTTAAAGCAACCATATTTTTTAAGGAGATAGGACAGAAACAATTACTGCTTAAATTTGCCAAACTATATATCGTTAATAATATCAACTGA
- a CDS encoding helix-turn-helix domain-containing protein produces MNDSTKKKTNKSVGKNIRTLRHQRGWSQEDVANRLGISIPAFSKIETGVTDINLSRLEQIANIFEITVAQILSVEEGEVDLTPSNLSIAQKKLVDRESEIASLQRKVILLYEELRNKSILVL; encoded by the coding sequence ATGAACGACAGCACCAAAAAGAAAACGAACAAATCCGTTGGAAAGAACATCAGGACTTTACGTCACCAACGCGGATGGAGTCAGGAAGATGTAGCAAACCGGCTGGGTATTTCTATCCCGGCTTTTTCAAAAATCGAAACTGGTGTAACGGATATTAACTTGTCGCGACTGGAGCAAATTGCCAATATATTTGAAATAACAGTAGCACAAATATTAAGTGTTGAAGAAGGTGAGGTTGACCTTACTCCATCAAACCTGAGCATTGCCCAGAAAAAACTGGTAGACAGGGAATCGGAGATCGCAAGCCTGCAACGCAAAGTGATTTTACTTTATGAGGAATTGCGAAACAAAAGCATTTTAGTCCTATAA